One segment of Methanolinea mesophila DNA contains the following:
- the larC gene encoding nickel pincer cofactor biosynthesis protein LarC — protein sequence MRILVLDPFRGAAGDMITGSLLHLGADRDQVIAAMASVVETPEIATVNRVGITAFKVHTRAGHSHRTLDEVLDRLSSAKAPAPALEMAGRVFSRIARAEEEVHGKTAHFHEVGADDAVADIIGACTALHTLNVDGIWAYPVALGGGMIQGHHGSYPVPAPATLVILRDSSLESFLGSPEDGELATPTGVALLAEFVASLPGGPLTGRVTGVGYGAGTRDSPRTPNVFRSMILEGEGGTPGQVDILETNVDDVNGEVLASAFSRIMDAGARDVSAIPCLMKKGRPGYLIRVMVSPHKSREMARMLAAELGTLGVRCIPSVHRFVADREFRKVTVEAFGQQRAITVKLGLLEGKIFSLKAEYDELAAWADELGVPVRELALIVEDSARAAFREERST from the coding sequence ATGCGAATTCTTGTCCTCGATCCGTTCCGCGGGGCCGCGGGAGACATGATCACGGGATCCCTCCTCCACCTCGGGGCGGACCGCGACCAGGTCATCGCAGCAATGGCATCGGTGGTGGAAACACCCGAGATCGCCACGGTCAACAGGGTCGGGATTACGGCTTTTAAGGTCCATACCAGGGCGGGGCATTCCCACCGGACTCTCGACGAAGTATTAGACCGGCTTTCATCGGCAAAAGCCCCCGCTCCCGCACTTGAGATGGCAGGGAGGGTTTTTTCGCGGATCGCAAGGGCGGAGGAGGAAGTCCACGGAAAGACGGCCCATTTCCACGAGGTGGGTGCGGACGATGCTGTCGCGGATATTATAGGAGCGTGCACCGCCCTTCATACGCTCAACGTCGACGGTATTTGGGCGTATCCTGTCGCACTTGGCGGCGGGATGATCCAGGGCCACCACGGGAGCTACCCCGTCCCCGCCCCGGCGACCCTCGTCATCCTCCGCGACTCGTCCCTCGAATCGTTCCTGGGAAGCCCTGAGGACGGAGAACTCGCAACTCCTACCGGCGTCGCGCTGCTCGCGGAATTCGTCGCGTCCCTGCCCGGCGGTCCGCTCACCGGCCGGGTCACCGGCGTGGGGTACGGGGCGGGGACACGGGATTCCCCCCGGACTCCGAACGTGTTCCGTTCCATGATCCTGGAAGGAGAGGGAGGTACCCCCGGCCAGGTGGACATCCTGGAGACCAACGTGGACGACGTGAACGGTGAGGTGCTCGCCTCGGCTTTTTCCCGGATAATGGACGCAGGGGCCCGGGACGTAAGCGCAATTCCCTGCCTGATGAAGAAAGGCAGGCCCGGCTACCTCATACGGGTTATGGTCTCCCCGCACAAGAGCAGAGAGATGGCCAGGATGCTCGCCGCCGAACTCGGAACGCTCGGGGTGCGCTGCATTCCCTCCGTGCACCGGTTCGTGGCCGATCGTGAGTTCCGGAAGGTGACTGTGGAGGCCTTCGGCCAGCAACGGGCTATTACGGTGAAACTCGGGCTCCTGGAGGGGAAGATCTTCTCCCTGAAGGCGGAATATGATGAACTGGCGGCGTGGGCCGACGAGCTGGGAGTCCCGGTCAGGGAGCTTGCGCTTATCGTGGAGGACAGTGCCAGGGCAGCCTTTCGTGAGGAAAGGAGCACCTGA
- the radB gene encoding DNA repair and recombination protein RadB — protein sequence MADALLPTGSPDLDRLLGGGVEPRVITQFFGEPAGGKSTICVMIAVSSLRQGRGVIFIDTEGFSIERFRQIAGDDALGLSERLILFEPHDFEEQGVVIGQLDPHLRGGDIGLIVLDSATGLYRTRLAKGKDAMQKLTAQMVQLLGYAKRYDIPVVITNQVYMDMVKNVYMGLGGTALEHISKVIVRIDRIDSHRKATLVKHRSLPAGGVLRFDIVNEGIRPRENPVLK from the coding sequence ATGGCGGATGCTCTCCTCCCGACGGGGAGCCCGGATCTCGACCGTCTCCTGGGAGGAGGAGTGGAGCCCCGGGTGATTACCCAGTTCTTCGGGGAGCCTGCCGGAGGGAAGAGCACCATCTGCGTGATGATCGCGGTCTCCTCGCTCCGACAGGGCAGGGGGGTCATCTTCATCGACACCGAGGGTTTTTCCATCGAGAGGTTCCGGCAGATTGCGGGTGACGATGCACTCGGTCTTTCCGAGAGGCTGATCCTCTTCGAACCCCATGACTTCGAGGAACAGGGTGTGGTGATCGGGCAGCTCGACCCCCATCTGAGGGGCGGCGATATCGGGCTCATCGTGCTCGATTCCGCAACCGGACTCTACCGGACCCGTCTGGCGAAAGGAAAAGACGCCATGCAGAAACTGACTGCCCAGATGGTACAGCTGCTGGGGTATGCAAAACGCTACGACATCCCGGTGGTGATCACCAACCAGGTCTACATGGACATGGTGAAGAACGTGTACATGGGCCTCGGGGGGACCGCGCTCGAGCACATCTCGAAGGTCATCGTGCGGATCGATCGTATTGATTCCCACCGGAAGGCCACCCTGGTCAAGCACCGGTCTCTCCCTGCAGGGGGAGTGCTCCGGTTCGACATTGTCAACGAGGGTATCCGCCCGCGGGAAAACCCGGTTTTAAAATAA
- a CDS encoding cytochrome c biogenesis CcdA family protein encodes MDDLSAWGISFVAGVLAPLTSPCVLPLYPGFIAFLSRQTGNTGSRFTPVLLGLVVTAGVLLSMAVFGVIVSSLFAVPLSRMIGIISPVAFGVLAVAGLLLILGIEPGIPVSIKTPRFRSPYPAAFGMGLFFGIVILPCNAISFVVLIALATTFTGLLANLTTFIAFGLGMAVPLFLIAALSARGGPGMVEWVTRHKRGIDLVTGIILLGISLYFLAEFFGITPG; translated from the coding sequence GTGGATGATCTCTCCGCGTGGGGCATTTCCTTCGTCGCCGGGGTGCTCGCACCCCTCACCTCCCCCTGTGTCCTCCCGCTGTATCCCGGGTTCATCGCCTTTCTCTCCCGCCAGACCGGGAACACCGGGTCACGTTTTACCCCCGTTCTTCTGGGGCTCGTAGTGACTGCAGGAGTGCTGCTCTCGATGGCAGTGTTCGGGGTGATCGTCTCCTCGTTGTTCGCGGTCCCGCTCTCCCGGATGATCGGGATAATCTCCCCGGTGGCGTTTGGGGTACTGGCCGTCGCAGGGCTGCTCCTCATCCTGGGGATCGAACCGGGTATCCCCGTCTCCATAAAGACCCCCCGTTTCCGTTCCCCGTATCCGGCCGCGTTCGGCATGGGCCTCTTCTTCGGGATTGTCATACTTCCCTGCAACGCTATCTCCTTCGTGGTATTGATCGCCCTTGCCACGACGTTCACCGGTCTCCTCGCAAACCTGACGACCTTCATCGCGTTCGGGCTGGGAATGGCAGTCCCGCTCTTCCTCATCGCCGCGCTTTCGGCCAGAGGGGGTCCCGGGATGGTGGAATGGGTGACCCGGCACAAGAGGGGGATCGACCTCGTCACCGGGATCATCCTGCTCGGGATCTCTCTGTATTTCCTTGCGGAGTTCTTCGGGATTACGCCCGGTTGA
- a CDS encoding ATP-binding protein, with amino-acid sequence MSTVLFTVLVALCIISAFITWALGFTILARNTASLTHRLFFLVMVAATYWAFGEYSLWMAGSYDGTLFWLKLSSFWPLVPAATLHFILVLSGSSLLKRSRPWVVPLLIYLPAVLFACAGIGTSLIYTVEFVPGTGFVYQVASESFVYIAESAYTLVVMGAALAVSTGSWLRSREEKTRRQYRLVSAGIALVIAFGIPSGILLQIYGIYLPNLVFTGIILFSVIITYSIIRYELFTLSPGTAAPDIVRILPDGLIIGTLDGSIVMANARASAVCKAPGKDLAGKKITECISDPALSSIIPSLVERETLSDVEVLHRGAHGIVVLSISGALVRDPAGDPAGFILILRDITRRKESEHALRVANEKISLMTQLTRHDITNLVTALWGYLDLLKSSRLTPDENNYLEKCLEIVEKIDQHLMFTRDYQEIGLYRPSWQPLETLCAKAVADLPAGKVAIVRNIDDVDIYADPLISKVLYNILENAFRHGGKITQIDISTQVGGSGDLLLVIADNGTGIRNGEKERIFGQGYGKHTGIGLALSREILSTTGITIHENGVPGEGARFEIRVPGPAWRDHGNAG; translated from the coding sequence GTGTCTACGGTGCTGTTTACGGTTCTGGTTGCGCTCTGCATCATATCGGCATTCATCACCTGGGCGCTTGGTTTCACTATCCTGGCCAGGAACACGGCTTCCCTGACCCACCGTCTTTTTTTCCTTGTTATGGTGGCCGCAACCTACTGGGCATTCGGGGAATATTCCCTCTGGATGGCGGGCTCGTACGACGGGACCCTGTTCTGGCTTAAATTAAGCTCGTTCTGGCCCCTTGTCCCCGCGGCGACGCTCCATTTTATTCTGGTCCTGAGCGGCAGCAGCCTTTTGAAGCGGTCCAGGCCGTGGGTCGTTCCTCTCCTCATCTACCTGCCTGCCGTTCTCTTTGCATGTGCGGGGATCGGGACATCCCTGATCTACACCGTGGAGTTCGTGCCAGGGACGGGGTTCGTGTACCAGGTCGCCAGTGAAAGCTTCGTCTACATCGCCGAGAGCGCCTACACCCTCGTCGTTATGGGTGCTGCCCTGGCCGTAAGTACCGGTTCCTGGCTGAGATCCCGCGAGGAGAAGACCCGCCGCCAGTATCGGCTGGTGAGTGCGGGAATCGCCCTCGTGATCGCGTTCGGCATTCCGTCCGGAATACTCCTGCAGATCTATGGCATTTATCTTCCCAACCTGGTGTTTACCGGGATAATCCTCTTCTCGGTCATTATCACCTACAGTATCATCAGGTACGAGCTCTTCACCCTGAGTCCCGGCACTGCAGCGCCCGACATCGTCAGAATTCTCCCGGACGGCTTGATCATCGGCACCCTGGACGGGAGCATCGTCATGGCGAATGCCCGGGCGTCAGCGGTATGCAAGGCTCCCGGAAAGGACCTGGCCGGTAAAAAAATCACAGAATGTATCAGCGACCCGGCACTCTCTTCGATAATTCCGTCCCTTGTTGAGAGGGAGACCCTCTCCGACGTGGAGGTACTCCACCGGGGGGCGCACGGGATCGTTGTTCTCAGCATTTCGGGCGCTCTCGTCCGTGACCCGGCCGGGGACCCGGCCGGGTTCATTCTCATTCTCCGTGACATTACCCGTCGGAAGGAATCCGAACACGCCCTCAGGGTGGCGAACGAGAAGATCTCGCTCATGACACAACTGACACGGCACGATATCACGAACCTCGTCACCGCCCTGTGGGGATACCTCGACCTCCTGAAAAGCAGCCGTCTCACCCCGGACGAGAATAATTATCTTGAAAAATGCCTCGAAATAGTCGAGAAGATAGATCAGCACCTCATGTTCACGAGGGATTACCAGGAAATCGGGCTCTACAGACCTTCCTGGCAGCCGCTCGAAACGTTGTGTGCAAAAGCAGTCGCTGATCTCCCCGCCGGAAAGGTCGCGATAGTCCGAAATATCGACGATGTGGATATCTATGCCGACCCACTCATCTCAAAGGTCCTGTATAACATACTTGAAAATGCGTTCCGGCACGGGGGGAAAATTACACAAATTGATATATCCACGCAGGTGGGCGGAAGCGGGGACCTTCTTTTGGTGATTGCCGATAACGGCACGGGAATACGAAATGGCGAAAAGGAGAGGATTTTTGGGCAGGGGTACGGCAAACACACCGGAATCGGCCTCGCGCTTTCACGGGAGATCCTGTCAACCACCGGGATCACGATCCATGAGAACGGAGTGCCGGGAGAAGGTGCCAGGTTCGAGATCCGCGTTCCCGGACCGGCATGGAGAGATCACGGGAATGCGGGCTGA